The Hyla sarda isolate aHylSar1 chromosome 2, aHylSar1.hap1, whole genome shotgun sequence genome includes the window aaacctgagtcattctaccactatattgtgtgatcatgctactgtcacatgaaacctgagtcattctaccactatattgtgtgatcatgctactgtcacatgaaacctgagtcattctaccactatattgtgtgatcatgctactgtcacataaaacctgagtcattctaccactatattgtctgatcatgctgctgtcacataaaacctgagtcattctaccactatattgtctgatcatgctcCTGTCACTTAAGAACCCAAGTCAATTTGCCACAATATTGACTACTCATGCTGCGATCACGTCTGGTGCTGtcatgtctactcatgctgcagacCCATTAGACCATTGCTGTTAACTCATCCCAACGAAAAGCCAACATGGAAATTTATAGTCACCTGTTCTAAACAagggaagaaaataaataaaaaggagaccacactttttttttttttatgattaacttttaaagaaaaagaagaaataaatataacaaccaaaaaaaaaaaaaaactatgttaacTTATTAATCAACTCCTCCAATCCCGTTATTTTCCGCGCCATCCTCATAGTGTCCTTTCTCATTTTTTCAtggtcttttttaattttttttatttccttttttaattgttgcgcaactgataaaaaaaaaaaagcatagaatTAATTGTAATGAAGAGTAACATGTATGTTTGTATAGCATATGTAAAAGCACTTACAATACATAGCATaacaatatattaaacaaatttatAACTTTGTTATCAAGTATAAATGCTTTAGAAATAACATTAAcaaattatttgttttttaaatacatgAACAAATATATTTGTcctaataacttttttattttaatttacaaataataTCTTATCAccagtgaataaattccataccattatgtaagaaaaataaaactataatCATAAACCTTCAGGACCTCACCATAGATACCGATGCATGACTGAGGTAttataacaaaaatataaaacacacacacacacatacatatatatatatatatatatatatatatatatatatatatatatatatatatatatatatatatatatttatttatttatttacatgaatttatttatatttctttaCATGAATTACTGGCTAATGTTACTTTATAAAATTACTGTATTGTTTTGTTTCACATTGAATGTTGCcctctttattctgtacatcTTATGCATACAAAATTCTAAGGATGTGTGCATATACTTACTCTCCTGATTTGGAGTGTAGGCCACATCTTGACTGGAGAGTGGGGAGGaattcccctcctctccctcctgtggtgctggtggtggtggtggtggtggtggtatggcTTGGGCCATGTGGGAGGGCCCTGGCTGTTCCTCCTCCGgctcctgtgtctcctcctcctcctccaggatgatcccctcctcttcctcctccaggatgatcccctcctcctcctcctcctcctctgcctcggCCTGTCGCCTGGTCCGCTTTGGACGGACCGTGGCTAGAGTAGCTCCTATAATAACACAATGTTTATGAAGTTAAAAATCAGTTATTATAACCTATGCAGTTATAAAATACCAACCCTTCCCCTTTAACCCACCACACCACTTCACTTTAATTCTATGgtttaacttgatggacgtatgtcttttttcagccatACGTTGAATACCTTGACTGGTGATATATGTGTAATGTCCCCGAACAGTGTCTGCAATACTGTCCTGCTGATGAGCCTTTGACCTTCGGCTGAACATGTGCCTTTGGGGTCCTAAGTTAATGTCTTTTATGCACTATCCTTGTATTGTATAGATAACATGTGGTTTAGAATATATTTTGTTATCATAGCACTTATATTGATTCCAGTATTAATCCTGTTTTTGCATAATACTCTGTTTAATATGCATATTCATATGTTTTGCACTTAAGGAGTTAATGCATGTGCGGTGTCCCactaccgcattctatacggtacctatttattcatgggtccccatagccagagtccctaggacttaagGATCGctgttagccagtctacccctagtcgcctctattatagtgtataaatctctaatttatgcataggttaatgtaaatagaataacgtgtaaataaatggttaattacttgtttacattagcgttgcaggacctgcgggtcatgtgacgaggtgaactctatggtatttagcttaaggacctttggaggccctttgacgtaagcaatcccatcacaccatgtaatggtgaatggcagacgtttggaccaatcagattcgccccgccccctgcccatataagggagcggcggacatcttctctctctcttgttcctggtcaagcaggcaagcaagacctgtacagcagtaattgcagtgagttaggcctgagccttgcggcaacggctgaacaattataattatagagtaTGTCACcacccaaacactctgcagcttcaaggacctaataactcccctaaatccggacagatccgCAAATCTCTTCCAAATTAATAGACTTTATGTCTACCTCAAGGtcagcaactactgccagtcactaagcaacctaaggactgtttgtatgagactgtgactgtgccgtggatattgcaagcacttcagtaaaagttattcaagttcaagttcaaatcaagttcaaatctccttgtggaccttcagttattctaTGCActtatcattactgggaagggcggcaataggccggaacactgattcagcataccaaccctcagcctggcgtcacgaactatcgggttaacattaacccttcacataccgataccataccaccactatcatacacccccccaagggctaccacacatgcaTAAAGCATGAAACTTCTCttgttaccatgggttactggTAGGATCATGTGACATGTGGTGAGCCTATCAGGATTGCTGAGCATTAAGACAACCCCCTACACTTTATATTCTAGTTTAATCTAGGTCTACCCTTTGCCAAGGCAAGATCTAGTGTGGCTGCTGTGCAAGTCTCTAGTGGCTAGTGTGGAGAAAGTGGCCCGAATACTGCACCTGTGCAGAGGGCTATGCTATCTAACTCTTCTATACAGAATTAATCTCTAATCTCCCAAATCGCAGAACTTGGTCACCACATATGTTACCACAATCTGGAGTCAGACTCACAAACAAatagggttaacaacatctgccctaagattaattactgtatttatcggggtataccacgcaccggcctataacacgcaccctcattttaccaaggatatttgggtaaaaaaagttttttacacaaatatccatggtaaaatgagggtgtgtgtgtgcgcgtgtataccccgatatacccccaggaaaggcaggaggagagaggccgtcgctgccggcttctctctccctgcctttcctggggtctagagccctgctgccggcccttccctCCCCCGGGCTATcgccgccggcaatggggcgccgtcaccgatagtcagggggacagaacaggcagtgacgccgatagccagggggagagaagggctggcagcagggctctagaccccaggaaaggcagggggagagaagcgggcagcgacggcctctctccccctgcctttcctgggggtgtatcggcgtataacacccacatagactttaggctaaaaatttttgcctaaaaagtgcgtgttatacgccgataaatacagtacatcTGCCCTTACATAACTGTCACCAATACCTTACCTGGGTGATACTGGTCCCGTATTTGTCGGACCCGATCCATGTGTCGCCTCTTTAGGTCCGACGATTTTTTTAAGACCGCCATGCGGTCATGTCTGCTGCCGTGTTTTCTCCTCAGCTCCCGCATTAGGGAGCGGACAATGT containing:
- the LOC130357438 gene encoding glucosidase 2 subunit beta-like yields the protein MFSRRSKAHQQDSIADTVRGHYTYITSQGATLATVRPKRTRRQAEAEEEEEEEGIILEEEEEGIILEEEEETQEPEEEQPGPSHMAQAIPPPPPPPPAPQEGEEGNSSPLSSQDVAYTPNQEIAQQLKKEIKKIKKDHEKMRKDTMRMARKITGLEELINKLT